Proteins found in one Mustela lutreola isolate mMusLut2 chromosome 10, mMusLut2.pri, whole genome shotgun sequence genomic segment:
- the STK40 gene encoding serine/threonine-protein kinase 40 isoform X1, with protein sequence MKRRASDRGAGETSARAKALGGGISGNNAKRAGPFILGPRLGNSPVPSIVQCLARKDGTDDFYQLKILTLEERGDQGIESQEERQGKMLLHTEYSLLSLLHTQDGVVHHHGLFQDRTCEVVEDTESSRVVKKMRKRICLVLDCLCAHDFSDKTADLINLQHYVIKEKRLSERETVVIFYDVVRVVEALHQKNIVHRDLKLGNMVLNKSDHGDDHMDRPRGTKVAPIDGLQSPAELPFHSVTHRITITNFCLGKHLVSEGDLLKDQRGSPAYISPDVLSGRPYRGKPSDMWALGVVLFTMLYGQFPFYDSIPQELFRKIKAAEYTIPEDGRVSENTVCLIRKLLVLDPQQRLAAVDVLEALSAIIASWQSLSSLSGPLQVVPDIDDQMSNADSSQEAKVTEECSQYEFENYMRQQLLLAEEKSSIHEARSWGPKRQFGSVPPVRRLGHDAQPMNPLDAAILAQRYLRK encoded by the exons GTCCCCGTCTGGGCAACTCCCCAGTGCCAAGCATTGTGCAGTGTTTGGCGAGGAAAGACGGCACAGATGACTTCTATCAGCTGAAG ATCCTTACCCTTGAGGAGAGGGGGGACCAAGGAATAGAAAGCCAAGAGGAAAGGCAAGGCAAGATGCTGTTGCACACCGAGTactctctgctttccctcctccaCACGCAGGACGGCGTGGTTCACCACCACGGGCTCTTCCAG GACCGCACCTGTGAAGTCGTCGAGGACACGGAATCCAGCCGGGTGGTGAAGAAGATGAGGAAGCGCATCTGCCTCGTCCTGGATTGCCTCTGTGCACACGACTTCAGCGACAAGACCGCCGACCTCATCAACCTGCAGCACTACGTCATCAAGGAGAAGAGGCTCAGCGAGCGGGAGACCGTGGTCATCTTTTACGACGTGGTGCGTGTCGTGGAAGCCCTGCACCAG AAAAACATTGTGCACAGAGACCTGAAGCTTGGGAACATGGTGCTCAATAAGAG TGATCACGGTGATGACCATATGGATCGACCGAGGGGGACAAAAGTGGCCCCCATAGATGGACTTCAGAGCCCTGCCGAACTTCCTTTTCACTCTGT gacGCATCGGATAACCATCACCAACTTCTGCCTCGGGAAGCATCTCGTGAGCGAGGGGGACCTGCTGAAGGACCAGAGAGGGAGCCCTGCCTACATCAGCCCAGACGTGCTCAGCG GCCGGCCGTACCGGGGCAAGCCGAGCGACATGTGGGCCCTGGGCGTGGTGCTCTTCACCATGCTGTACGGCCAGTTCCCCTTCTACGACAGCATCCCCCAGGAGCTCTTCCGCAAGATCAAGGCCGCAGAGTACACCATCCCTGA GGACGGGCGCGTGTCTGAGAACACCGTGTGTCTCATCCGGAAGCTGCTGGTCCTCGACCCCCAGCAGCGCCTTGCTGCCGTAGATGTCCTGGAGGCCCTCAGTGCCATCATCGCATCTTG GCAGTCCCTGTCGTCGCTGAGCGGGCCTTTGCAAGTGGTTCCTGATATCGACGACCAGATGAGCAACGCAGACAGCTCCCAGGAG GCAAAGGTGACAGAGGAGTGCTCCCAGTATGAGTTTGAGAACTACATGCGGCAGCAGCTGCTGCTGGCGGAGGAGAAGAGCTCCATACACGAGGCCCGGAGCTGGGGGCCCAAGCGGCAGTTCGGCAGCGTGCCCCCCGTGCGGCGGCTGGGCCACGACGCGCAGCCCATGAACCCCCTGGACGCGGCCATCCTGGCACAGCGCTACCTGCGCAAGTAG
- the STK40 gene encoding serine/threonine-protein kinase 40 isoform X2: MKRRASDRGAGETSARAKALGGGISGNNAKRAGPFILGPRLGNSPVPSIVQCLARKDGTDDFYQLKILTLEERGDQGIESQEERQGKMLLHTEYSLLSLLHTQDGVVHHHGLFQDRTCEVVEDTESSRVVKKMRKRICLVLDCLCAHDFSDKTADLINLQHYVIKEKRLSERETVVIFYDVVRVVEALHQKNIVHRDLKLGNMVLNKRTHRITITNFCLGKHLVSEGDLLKDQRGSPAYISPDVLSGRPYRGKPSDMWALGVVLFTMLYGQFPFYDSIPQELFRKIKAAEYTIPEDGRVSENTVCLIRKLLVLDPQQRLAAVDVLEALSAIIASWQSLSSLSGPLQVVPDIDDQMSNADSSQEAKVTEECSQYEFENYMRQQLLLAEEKSSIHEARSWGPKRQFGSVPPVRRLGHDAQPMNPLDAAILAQRYLRK, encoded by the exons GTCCCCGTCTGGGCAACTCCCCAGTGCCAAGCATTGTGCAGTGTTTGGCGAGGAAAGACGGCACAGATGACTTCTATCAGCTGAAG ATCCTTACCCTTGAGGAGAGGGGGGACCAAGGAATAGAAAGCCAAGAGGAAAGGCAAGGCAAGATGCTGTTGCACACCGAGTactctctgctttccctcctccaCACGCAGGACGGCGTGGTTCACCACCACGGGCTCTTCCAG GACCGCACCTGTGAAGTCGTCGAGGACACGGAATCCAGCCGGGTGGTGAAGAAGATGAGGAAGCGCATCTGCCTCGTCCTGGATTGCCTCTGTGCACACGACTTCAGCGACAAGACCGCCGACCTCATCAACCTGCAGCACTACGTCATCAAGGAGAAGAGGCTCAGCGAGCGGGAGACCGTGGTCATCTTTTACGACGTGGTGCGTGTCGTGGAAGCCCTGCACCAG AAAAACATTGTGCACAGAGACCTGAAGCTTGGGAACATGGTGCTCAATAAGAG gacGCATCGGATAACCATCACCAACTTCTGCCTCGGGAAGCATCTCGTGAGCGAGGGGGACCTGCTGAAGGACCAGAGAGGGAGCCCTGCCTACATCAGCCCAGACGTGCTCAGCG GCCGGCCGTACCGGGGCAAGCCGAGCGACATGTGGGCCCTGGGCGTGGTGCTCTTCACCATGCTGTACGGCCAGTTCCCCTTCTACGACAGCATCCCCCAGGAGCTCTTCCGCAAGATCAAGGCCGCAGAGTACACCATCCCTGA GGACGGGCGCGTGTCTGAGAACACCGTGTGTCTCATCCGGAAGCTGCTGGTCCTCGACCCCCAGCAGCGCCTTGCTGCCGTAGATGTCCTGGAGGCCCTCAGTGCCATCATCGCATCTTG GCAGTCCCTGTCGTCGCTGAGCGGGCCTTTGCAAGTGGTTCCTGATATCGACGACCAGATGAGCAACGCAGACAGCTCCCAGGAG GCAAAGGTGACAGAGGAGTGCTCCCAGTATGAGTTTGAGAACTACATGCGGCAGCAGCTGCTGCTGGCGGAGGAGAAGAGCTCCATACACGAGGCCCGGAGCTGGGGGCCCAAGCGGCAGTTCGGCAGCGTGCCCCCCGTGCGGCGGCTGGGCCACGACGCGCAGCCCATGAACCCCCTGGACGCGGCCATCCTGGCACAGCGCTACCTGCGCAAGTAG
- the STK40 gene encoding serine/threonine-protein kinase 40 isoform X3 gives MKRRASDRGAGETSARAKALGGGISGNNAKRAGPFILGPRLGNSPVPSIVQCLARKDGTDDFYQLKDRTCEVVEDTESSRVVKKMRKRICLVLDCLCAHDFSDKTADLINLQHYVIKEKRLSERETVVIFYDVVRVVEALHQKNIVHRDLKLGNMVLNKSDHGDDHMDRPRGTKVAPIDGLQSPAELPFHSVTHRITITNFCLGKHLVSEGDLLKDQRGSPAYISPDVLSGRPYRGKPSDMWALGVVLFTMLYGQFPFYDSIPQELFRKIKAAEYTIPEDGRVSENTVCLIRKLLVLDPQQRLAAVDVLEALSAIIASWQSLSSLSGPLQVVPDIDDQMSNADSSQEAKVTEECSQYEFENYMRQQLLLAEEKSSIHEARSWGPKRQFGSVPPVRRLGHDAQPMNPLDAAILAQRYLRK, from the exons GTCCCCGTCTGGGCAACTCCCCAGTGCCAAGCATTGTGCAGTGTTTGGCGAGGAAAGACGGCACAGATGACTTCTATCAGCTGAAG GACCGCACCTGTGAAGTCGTCGAGGACACGGAATCCAGCCGGGTGGTGAAGAAGATGAGGAAGCGCATCTGCCTCGTCCTGGATTGCCTCTGTGCACACGACTTCAGCGACAAGACCGCCGACCTCATCAACCTGCAGCACTACGTCATCAAGGAGAAGAGGCTCAGCGAGCGGGAGACCGTGGTCATCTTTTACGACGTGGTGCGTGTCGTGGAAGCCCTGCACCAG AAAAACATTGTGCACAGAGACCTGAAGCTTGGGAACATGGTGCTCAATAAGAG TGATCACGGTGATGACCATATGGATCGACCGAGGGGGACAAAAGTGGCCCCCATAGATGGACTTCAGAGCCCTGCCGAACTTCCTTTTCACTCTGT gacGCATCGGATAACCATCACCAACTTCTGCCTCGGGAAGCATCTCGTGAGCGAGGGGGACCTGCTGAAGGACCAGAGAGGGAGCCCTGCCTACATCAGCCCAGACGTGCTCAGCG GCCGGCCGTACCGGGGCAAGCCGAGCGACATGTGGGCCCTGGGCGTGGTGCTCTTCACCATGCTGTACGGCCAGTTCCCCTTCTACGACAGCATCCCCCAGGAGCTCTTCCGCAAGATCAAGGCCGCAGAGTACACCATCCCTGA GGACGGGCGCGTGTCTGAGAACACCGTGTGTCTCATCCGGAAGCTGCTGGTCCTCGACCCCCAGCAGCGCCTTGCTGCCGTAGATGTCCTGGAGGCCCTCAGTGCCATCATCGCATCTTG GCAGTCCCTGTCGTCGCTGAGCGGGCCTTTGCAAGTGGTTCCTGATATCGACGACCAGATGAGCAACGCAGACAGCTCCCAGGAG GCAAAGGTGACAGAGGAGTGCTCCCAGTATGAGTTTGAGAACTACATGCGGCAGCAGCTGCTGCTGGCGGAGGAGAAGAGCTCCATACACGAGGCCCGGAGCTGGGGGCCCAAGCGGCAGTTCGGCAGCGTGCCCCCCGTGCGGCGGCTGGGCCACGACGCGCAGCCCATGAACCCCCTGGACGCGGCCATCCTGGCACAGCGCTACCTGCGCAAGTAG